Proteins found in one Oncorhynchus gorbuscha isolate QuinsamMale2020 ecotype Even-year linkage group LG15, OgorEven_v1.0, whole genome shotgun sequence genomic segment:
- the LOC123996799 gene encoding vimentin-type intermediate filament-associated coiled-coil protein-like → MSSPSPVQIREANVHLAAVHRRVAELEQRLEAAENTVREQAESLIRKDEQLRAATQEITEAKNKEIYYLHEKLCKSEDTIQRFQNMIKEKDAMIGQLQHRCQLLDNICKSRPLLDSMLFHMAEAERLGPVVGMGEPTVKTSLTDGESNCSPNRISNHKDFSLSEDDQELDEIVFGTTV, encoded by the exons ATGTCCTCGCCGTCACCGGTACAAATTCGAGAGGCGAACGTACACCTGGCCGCGGTGCACAGGCGGGTAGCAGAACTGGAGCAGCGGCTCGAGGCAGCAGAGAACACCGTGAGGGAGCAAGCAGAGAGTCTCATCAGGAAGGACGAGCAACTGAGGGCTGCTACCCAGGAGATCACCGAGGCCAAGAATAA AGAGATTTACTACCTCCACGAGAAGCTGTGCAAGTCAGAGGACACCATCCAGAGGTTTCAGAACATGATCAAGGAGAAGGATGCTATGATAGGCCAGTTGCAACATCGCTGCCAGCTCCTGGACAACATCTGTAAGAGCAGGCCTTTACTAGACAGTATGCTGTTCCATATGGCTGAGGCAGAAAGACTTGGGCCAGTGGTGGGGATGGGTGAACCCACTGTCAAAACATCCCTCACAGACGGGGAGTCAAACTGCAGTCCCAACCGCATCTCTAACCACAAAGACTTCTCTCTCAGTGAGGATGACCAGGAGCTGGATGAGATAGTGTTTGGAACAACTGTATAG